A section of the Streptomyces sp. SLBN-118 genome encodes:
- the tatA gene encoding Sec-independent protein translocase subunit TatA, with protein MFRQIGPLEITIIALLILLLFGAKKLPDMARSLGKSARILKSEAKAMKSESQPEATPADPPQDPAQGQAAPRTIQASPGDVTSARPVSEPTDTTPQR; from the coding sequence ATGTTCCGACAGATCGGCCCCCTCGAGATCACGATCATCGCTCTCCTCATCCTGCTGCTCTTCGGTGCCAAGAAGCTTCCGGACATGGCTCGTTCGTTGGGCAAGTCCGCGAGGATCCTCAAGAGCGAGGCCAAGGCAATGAAGTCGGAGAGCCAGCCGGAGGCCACGCCGGCCGACCCGCCGCAGGACCCGGCCCAGGGTCAGGCCGCCCCTCGAACGATTCAGGCATCGCCCGGTGACGTGACGAGTGCTCGTCCCGTGAGCGAGCCCACCGACACCACCCCCCAGCGCTGA
- a CDS encoding YafY family protein translates to MAANAIDQTRRMLSLVTYLRERPGARVGDVARAFGITEDELISDLDVLPMCGTSFRGGDLLDIDTDGDRIWWHNPDDVAEPLRLAADEATALLVAARAVATLPGLREGDRQALLRATAKLETAAGETAGASSRLSVTFESEGGVFAEVDRAISERRRLWLKYYSPARDELTEREVDPIRLFAVGHTYMEAWCRLSEARRTFRLDRVAEIRLLDAPAAPPEIELRDLSEGLVQPSADDPEVVVEVGPGGRWVAEYYPHDSAEELPDGGLRITLRTPAPTSLRRLALRLGQDGRIVSPQDLADSARLAARQALEAYDGQE, encoded by the coding sequence ATGGCCGCCAACGCCATTGACCAGACCCGGCGCATGCTCTCGCTGGTGACCTATCTGCGCGAGCGTCCCGGCGCGCGCGTCGGCGATGTCGCCCGCGCCTTCGGCATCACCGAGGACGAGCTGATCTCCGACCTCGACGTACTGCCCATGTGCGGAACCAGCTTCCGCGGTGGCGATCTGCTCGACATCGACACCGACGGTGACCGCATCTGGTGGCACAACCCCGACGATGTCGCCGAGCCGCTGCGGCTCGCGGCCGACGAGGCGACCGCGCTGCTGGTCGCCGCGCGCGCCGTGGCCACGCTGCCCGGCCTGCGCGAGGGCGACCGGCAGGCGCTGCTGCGCGCCACGGCCAAGCTGGAGACCGCCGCGGGCGAGACGGCCGGGGCAAGCTCCCGGCTGTCGGTCACCTTCGAGTCCGAGGGCGGCGTGTTCGCCGAGGTCGACCGGGCGATCTCGGAGCGGCGCCGGCTGTGGCTCAAGTACTACTCGCCCGCGCGCGACGAACTCACCGAGCGCGAGGTCGACCCGATCAGGCTCTTCGCCGTGGGACACACGTATATGGAGGCATGGTGCCGTCTCTCCGAGGCGCGCCGGACCTTCCGTCTCGACCGGGTGGCGGAGATCAGGCTGCTCGACGCCCCCGCGGCGCCGCCCGAGATCGAACTGCGTGATCTTTCGGAGGGGCTGGTCCAGCCGTCCGCCGACGATCCCGAGGTGGTGGTCGAGGTCGGCCCCGGCGGGCGCTGGGTCGCTGAGTACTACCCGCACGACAGCGCGGAGGAGCTGCCCGACGGAGGGCTGCGCATCACGCTGCGTACGCCTGCGCCCACCTCGCTGCGACGGCTCGCCCTGCGGCTGGGGCAGGACGGGCGGATCGTCTCGCCGCAGGACCTGGCGGACAGCGCCCGGCTCGCGGCGCGCCAAGCGCTCGAGGCCTACGACGGCCAGGAATAA
- a CDS encoding nuclear transport factor 2 family protein has translation MAEHPDSALVRRGYAAFGAGDMKTLGSLMTADVVHHVPGNNILSGHHKGRDAVLAMYRRLGEETNGSMQVELEAVLADGRGHAMSLHLARADRGDRGIEIRQGLFFTIVGGKITDIDGCTEDIDEEDAFWGA, from the coding sequence ATGGCTGAGCATCCGGACAGCGCCCTGGTACGCCGGGGTTACGCAGCGTTCGGAGCGGGTGACATGAAGACACTCGGCTCTCTGATGACGGCGGACGTCGTCCACCATGTGCCCGGAAACAACATCCTCTCCGGGCACCACAAGGGCCGCGACGCGGTTCTCGCGATGTACCGCCGCCTGGGCGAGGAGACCAACGGCTCCATGCAGGTCGAACTCGAAGCAGTGCTCGCCGACGGGCGCGGGCACGCCATGTCACTCCACCTGGCCCGGGCCGACCGGGGCGACCGTGGCATCGAGATCCGCCAGGGACTCTTCTTCACGATCGTCGGCGGCAAGATCACCGACATCGACGGGTGCACCGAGGACATCGACGAAGAGGACGCGTTCTGGGGAGCCTGA
- a CDS encoding FKBP-type peptidyl-prolyl cis-trans isomerase: MSIEKPEIDFPGGEPPADLEIKDIWEGDGPVAKAGDTVSVHYVGVAFSTGEEFDASWNRGAPLQFQLGVGQVISGWDQGVQGMKVGGRRQLIIPAHLAYGDRGAGGGAIAPGETLIFVCDLVAV; the protein is encoded by the coding sequence GTGAGCATCGAGAAGCCCGAGATCGACTTCCCGGGTGGCGAGCCGCCGGCCGACCTGGAGATCAAGGACATCTGGGAGGGCGACGGCCCGGTGGCCAAGGCGGGCGACACCGTCTCCGTCCACTACGTGGGCGTGGCCTTCTCCACCGGCGAGGAGTTCGACGCTTCCTGGAACCGCGGGGCCCCGCTCCAGTTCCAGCTCGGCGTCGGCCAGGTCATCTCCGGCTGGGACCAGGGCGTTCAGGGCATGAAGGTCGGCGGCCGCCGCCAGCTGATCATCCCCGCGCACCTCGCGTACGGCGACCGCGGCGCCGGTGGCGGCGCCATCGCCCCCGGCGAGACGCTGATCTTTGTCTGCGACCTGGTCGCAGTCTGA
- the tatC gene encoding twin-arginine translocase subunit TatC, with the protein MPLADHLRELRNRLAKAMLAITIASVVAAFYSQELMDLLSSPVPACEKGVLETGGKCATIAYNDLLSPFTTTVKVVLMAGIIVSCPVWLYQLWAFVAPGLHKSEKKYTYLFAAAAVPLFAAGAWLAFMIMPVSMKVLLSITPDTAANFLEVDKILDFSVRMVLIFGFSFELPLLLIMLNAAGVVTGRRMISWWRGVVMGIFVFGAVATPSTDPLGMVALAGPIIVLYFIAVGISLLNDRRRRRNDPDAELDDDEASDLDLTPGDIGEIESVRASHTLPQQADGSRSERLNGYDDIT; encoded by the coding sequence ATGCCGCTCGCGGACCATCTGCGTGAGCTGCGCAACCGGCTTGCGAAGGCGATGTTGGCGATCACCATCGCGTCCGTCGTCGCCGCGTTCTACAGCCAGGAGCTGATGGACCTTCTCTCCTCACCGGTCCCCGCCTGTGAGAAGGGGGTGCTGGAGACTGGCGGCAAGTGCGCCACGATCGCCTACAACGACCTGCTGTCGCCGTTCACGACCACCGTGAAGGTCGTGTTGATGGCCGGCATCATCGTTTCCTGCCCCGTCTGGCTCTACCAGCTGTGGGCCTTCGTGGCTCCTGGCCTGCACAAGAGCGAGAAGAAGTACACATACCTCTTCGCCGCCGCCGCCGTCCCACTCTTCGCGGCCGGCGCCTGGCTCGCGTTCATGATCATGCCGGTCAGCATGAAGGTGCTGCTGAGCATCACCCCTGACACGGCGGCGAACTTCCTCGAGGTCGACAAGATCCTCGACTTCTCGGTCCGGATGGTCCTGATCTTCGGGTTCTCGTTCGAGCTGCCCCTGCTGCTGATCATGCTGAACGCGGCCGGAGTCGTCACCGGACGGCGGATGATCAGCTGGTGGCGGGGTGTCGTCATGGGCATCTTCGTCTTCGGAGCGGTCGCCACCCCGTCGACCGACCCCCTCGGAATGGTGGCGCTGGCAGGACCGATCATCGTCCTCTACTTCATCGCGGTCGGTATCTCCTTGCTCAACGACAGGCGGCGCCGGCGCAACGATCCCGATGCCGAACTGGATGACGACGAGGCGTCCGACCTCGACCTCACCCCCGGGGACATCGGCGAGATCGAGTCCGTACGGGCGAGCCATACCCTGCCCCAGCAGGCGGACGGCAGCCGGTCGGAGCGGCTGAACGGGTACGACGACATCACCTGA
- a CDS encoding RNA helicase, protein MTEDLSPAERYAAARIRAVEEATALAPFRALYDFELDPFQIEACQTLEAGKGVLVAAPTGSGKTIVGEFAVHLALQQGRKCFYTTPIKALSNQKYADLAKRYGSEKVGLLTGDNSVNSEAPVVVMTTEVLRNMLYAGSQSLLGLGYVVMDEVHYLSDRFRGAVWEEVIIHLPESVTLVSLSATVSNAEEFGDWLDTVRGDTEVIVSEERPVPLWQHVMAGRRMYDLFEEETDHGGRGPGRREVNPELARLARMENQRTYNPKDRRRGKMVREADRERERRQRSRIWTPGRPEVIERLDAEGLLPAITFIFSRAACEAAVQQCLYAGLRLNNDEARARVREIVEERTSAIPSEDLHVLGYYEWLEGLERGIAAHHAGMLPTFKEVVEELFVRGLVKAVFATETLALGINMPARSVVLEKLVKWNGEQHADITPGEYTQLTGRAGRRGIDVEGHAVVLWQRGLDPVGLAGLAGTRTYPLRSSFKPSYNMAVNLVQQFGRHRSRELLETSFAQFQADKSVVGISRQVQKNEEGLEGYRQGMTCHLGDFEEYARLRRDLKDRETELAKQGAAQRRAAAATSLEKLKPGDVIHVPTGKFAGLALVLDPGIPAGRSNGHRGFEHHDGPRPLVLTAERQVKRLASMDFPVPVEPLERMRIPKSFNPRSPQSRRDLASALRTKAGHIEPERHRRHRAAAADDREIARLRTELRAHPCHGCDEREDHARWAERYHRLQRDTRQLERRIDGRTNTIARTFDRIVALLTELDYLRADEVTEHGKRLARLYGELDLLASECLRDGVWEGLNPAELAACVSALVYEARQSDDAVAPKVPAGRAKAALGEMVHIWGRLDALEEEFKINQAEGVGQREPDLGFAWAAHQWASDRTLDEVLREAEMPAGDFVRWTKQVIDVLGQIAAAAPREGSTVAKNARKAVDALLRGVVAYSSVG, encoded by the coding sequence ATGACCGAGGACCTCTCTCCCGCCGAGCGCTACGCCGCCGCCCGCATCCGCGCTGTCGAGGAAGCCACTGCGCTGGCCCCCTTCCGCGCGCTGTACGACTTCGAGCTGGACCCTTTCCAGATCGAAGCCTGTCAGACCCTGGAGGCGGGCAAGGGCGTGCTCGTCGCCGCGCCCACCGGCTCGGGCAAGACCATCGTCGGCGAATTCGCCGTCCATCTGGCCCTTCAGCAGGGCCGCAAGTGCTTCTACACCACGCCCATCAAGGCCCTGTCCAACCAGAAGTACGCCGACCTGGCCAAGCGTTACGGCTCGGAGAAGGTCGGCCTGCTCACCGGCGACAACAGCGTCAACTCCGAAGCGCCCGTGGTCGTGATGACCACCGAGGTGCTCCGCAACATGCTGTACGCGGGCTCGCAGTCGCTGCTCGGACTCGGCTATGTGGTCATGGACGAGGTGCACTACCTGTCCGACCGTTTCCGCGGGGCCGTGTGGGAGGAAGTGATCATTCACCTCCCCGAGTCGGTGACGCTGGTGTCCCTCTCGGCGACCGTGTCCAATGCCGAGGAGTTCGGCGACTGGCTGGACACCGTCCGCGGCGACACCGAGGTCATCGTCTCCGAGGAACGGCCCGTGCCGCTGTGGCAGCACGTCATGGCCGGCCGACGGATGTACGACCTCTTCGAGGAGGAGACCGACCACGGCGGCCGCGGCCCCGGCCGGCGCGAGGTCAACCCCGAACTCGCCCGTCTGGCACGGATGGAGAACCAGCGCACCTACAACCCCAAGGACCGCCGCCGCGGAAAGATGGTGCGTGAGGCGGACCGGGAGCGTGAGCGGCGTCAGCGCAGCCGGATCTGGACACCGGGACGGCCGGAGGTCATCGAGCGGCTGGACGCGGAAGGGCTGCTGCCCGCGATCACCTTCATCTTCAGCCGCGCCGCATGCGAAGCCGCCGTACAGCAGTGCCTCTATGCGGGACTGCGGCTGAACAACGACGAGGCGCGTGCGAGGGTGCGCGAAATCGTCGAGGAGCGGACCTCCGCCATTCCGTCCGAGGACCTTCATGTCCTTGGCTATTACGAGTGGTTGGAAGGACTCGAGCGGGGCATCGCCGCGCACCACGCGGGCATGCTGCCGACCTTCAAGGAGGTCGTCGAGGAGCTGTTCGTCCGCGGTCTGGTGAAGGCCGTCTTCGCCACTGAGACCCTGGCGCTCGGCATCAACATGCCGGCCCGCTCCGTGGTGTTGGAGAAGCTCGTCAAGTGGAACGGCGAGCAGCACGCCGACATCACCCCCGGTGAGTACACCCAGCTCACCGGACGCGCCGGTCGGCGCGGTATCGACGTCGAGGGCCATGCGGTCGTGCTGTGGCAGCGCGGCCTGGATCCCGTCGGGCTCGCCGGACTCGCGGGGACCCGCACCTACCCCCTGCGCTCCAGCTTCAAGCCCTCGTACAACATGGCCGTCAATCTTGTGCAGCAGTTCGGGCGGCACCGCTCGCGCGAGCTGCTCGAAACGTCGTTCGCGCAGTTCCAGGCGGACAAGTCCGTCGTCGGCATCTCCCGCCAGGTGCAGAAGAACGAAGAGGGACTTGAGGGCTACCGCCAGGGAATGACCTGCCACTTGGGGGACTTCGAGGAGTACGCGCGGCTGCGCCGCGACCTCAAGGACCGCGAGACGGAACTGGCCAAGCAGGGCGCGGCCCAGCGCCGGGCCGCGGCCGCCACGTCGCTGGAGAAGCTGAAGCCGGGCGACGTCATCCATGTCCCCACAGGCAAGTTCGCGGGGCTCGCGCTCGTCCTCGACCCGGGGATCCCGGCGGGACGCAGCAACGGCCACCGGGGATTCGAGCACCACGACGGCCCCCGTCCGCTGGTGCTCACCGCCGAACGGCAGGTCAAGCGGCTGGCGTCGATGGACTTCCCGGTGCCGGTGGAGCCGCTGGAGCGGATGCGGATCCCGAAGTCCTTCAACCCGCGCTCGCCGCAGTCGCGCCGCGACCTGGCATCCGCGCTGCGGACGAAGGCCGGGCACATAGAGCCCGAGCGGCACCGCAGGCACCGGGCCGCCGCGGCGGACGACCGTGAGATCGCACGGCTGCGGACGGAGTTGCGGGCACATCCGTGCCACGGCTGCGACGAGCGCGAGGATCATGCGCGCTGGGCCGAGCGGTACCACCGGCTCCAGCGTGACACCCGCCAGCTGGAGCGTCGTATCGACGGCCGGACGAACACCATCGCCCGCACCTTCGACCGGATCGTGGCGTTGCTGACCGAGCTGGACTATCTGCGCGCCGACGAGGTCACCGAGCACGGCAAGCGGCTCGCCCGGCTGTACGGGGAGCTGGATCTGCTGGCGAGCGAGTGCCTGCGCGACGGCGTGTGGGAGGGCCTCAACCCGGCCGAACTGGCCGCGTGTGTCTCGGCGTTGGTCTATGAGGCGCGTCAGTCGGACGACGCCGTCGCACCGAAGGTCCCGGCGGGGAGGGCCAAGGCCGCGCTCGGCGAGATGGTCCACATCTGGGGCCGGCTCGACGCGCTGGAGGAAGAGTTCAAGATCAACCAGGCGGAGGGTGTCGGGCAGCGCGAGCCGGATCTCGGCTTCGCCTGGGCCGCGCACCAGTGGGCCTCGGACCGGACGCTGGACGAGGTGCTGCGCGAGGCGGAGATGCCCGCGGGTGACTTCGTACGGTGGACGAAGCAGGTCATTGACGTGCTCGGGCAGATCGCGGCCGCGGCGCCGCGCGAGGGCAGTACGGTGGCGAAGAACGCGCGCAAGGCGGTCGACGCGCTGCTGCGGGGAGTCGTGGCGTACAGCTCGGTCGGCTGA
- a CDS encoding YafY family protein — protein sequence MAIAKAERLMNLALCLLGTRRPLSKRELRGSIEAYLEAGSDDSFNRMFERDKDDLRELGLVIATVENLDGETGYLARRDSNRLPAITLDAEEAAALGLAAKVWQQARLAGAASGALQKLRAAGMPEAEDSYETQHSALEPRIPVHEAAFEPLMLACRDRRPVVFDYRKANAARPEQRHVEPWTLECWRGHWYLAGWDRDRGAERVFRLSRITGRVRSRAGSFTAPVPDVVTVRETVETWAGESATRSARIRLRTGSGYPLRSRAQSIRELGEGWDELEIPYGHGLDAWLVEFGPDVVVVEPEDLRADVVERLRAVAKG from the coding sequence ATGGCCATTGCCAAGGCCGAGCGGCTGATGAATCTGGCGCTGTGTCTGCTGGGCACCCGCCGCCCGCTCAGCAAGCGCGAACTGCGCGGGTCCATCGAGGCGTACCTTGAGGCCGGTTCGGACGACTCCTTCAACCGGATGTTCGAGCGCGACAAGGACGACTTGCGTGAACTCGGCCTGGTCATCGCGACGGTGGAGAATCTCGACGGCGAAACCGGCTATCTCGCCCGCCGTGACTCCAACCGGCTGCCCGCCATCACTCTCGACGCCGAAGAGGCGGCCGCACTCGGCCTCGCGGCCAAGGTCTGGCAGCAGGCGCGCCTCGCCGGAGCCGCAAGTGGCGCCCTGCAGAAGCTGCGCGCGGCGGGCATGCCCGAGGCCGAGGACTCCTACGAGACACAGCACAGCGCCCTCGAACCCCGAATTCCCGTCCACGAGGCCGCCTTTGAGCCGCTGATGCTCGCCTGCCGCGACCGCCGCCCCGTCGTCTTCGACTACCGCAAGGCGAATGCGGCGCGCCCCGAGCAGCGCCACGTCGAACCATGGACTCTCGAATGCTGGCGCGGGCACTGGTATCTGGCGGGCTGGGACCGCGACCGCGGCGCCGAACGGGTCTTCCGGCTCTCGCGCATCACCGGCCGCGTCCGCTCGCGCGCCGGCTCCTTCACCGCGCCCGTGCCCGATGTCGTCACCGTCCGGGAGACCGTGGAGACCTGGGCAGGGGAGAGCGCCACCCGCTCCGCGCGGATCCGGCTGCGCACCGGCAGCGGCTACCCCCTGCGCTCCAGGGCCCAGTCCATACGGGAACTGGGGGAGGGCTGGGACGAGTTGGAGATTCCGTACGGGCACGGGCTCGACGCCTGGCTTGTGGAGTTCGGCCCGGACGTCGTCGTAGTGGAGCCCGAAGATCTGCGGGCCGATGTGGTCGAGCGGCTGCGCGCCGTGGCCAAGGGCTGA
- a CDS encoding FKBP-type peptidyl-prolyl cis-trans isomerase, producing MRRLAGLLVVPLLLLSAVACGSDDKDSDSNSSSGLPAITAGAKFGEKPTLAKGEGDPPKDLKVVVISEGKGAKLKKGDQAQVHYLGQMWDSDKPFDNSFDRGQPFDVTIGGGGVIPGWQKALDGQKVGSRLQVSIPPALGYGAQGQGDIKPNATLVFVMDIVKATVVPLSAKGTDVAQDNIDLPKVGTNTDGKAPSVTFPKKADPPKKLVSNYVIEGTGPVLTAKDTIVVKYQAFLWAGGKKFDSTYDAGRTQTFPLAQVTLKGLKDGIIGKKVGSRVLLVIPPDQAFGAKEQQGIPKNSTLVFAIDLLTKP from the coding sequence GTGCGCCGACTTGCCGGCCTTCTCGTCGTCCCCTTGCTGCTGCTGTCGGCAGTGGCGTGCGGCAGCGACGACAAGGACTCCGACTCCAACTCGTCCAGCGGGCTGCCCGCCATCACCGCAGGCGCCAAGTTCGGCGAGAAGCCGACCCTGGCCAAGGGTGAGGGTGATCCGCCCAAGGACCTTAAGGTCGTCGTGATCAGCGAGGGCAAGGGCGCGAAGCTGAAGAAGGGCGACCAGGCCCAGGTCCACTACCTGGGCCAGATGTGGGACTCCGACAAGCCCTTCGACAACAGCTTCGACCGGGGCCAGCCCTTCGACGTGACGATCGGCGGCGGCGGCGTCATCCCGGGCTGGCAGAAAGCCCTCGACGGTCAGAAGGTCGGCAGCCGTCTCCAGGTGTCGATCCCGCCGGCGCTCGGCTACGGCGCTCAGGGGCAGGGCGACATCAAGCCCAACGCCACGCTCGTGTTCGTCATGGACATCGTGAAGGCCACCGTCGTTCCCCTCTCCGCGAAGGGCACCGATGTCGCGCAGGACAACATCGACCTCCCGAAGGTGGGCACCAACACCGACGGCAAGGCCCCCTCGGTGACCTTCCCCAAGAAGGCCGACCCGCCGAAGAAGCTCGTCTCGAACTACGTGATCGAGGGCACGGGCCCGGTGCTCACGGCGAAGGACACCATCGTCGTGAAGTACCAGGCCTTCCTCTGGGCCGGCGGCAAGAAGTTCGACAGCACCTACGACGCGGGCAGGACCCAGACCTTCCCGCTGGCGCAGGTCACGCTCAAGGGCCTCAAGGACGGCATCATCGGCAAGAAGGTCGGCAGCCGTGTGCTGCTGGTCATCCCGCCGGACCAGGCCTTCGGTGCCAAGGAGCAGCAGGGCATCCCCAAGAACTCGACTCTTGTCTTCGCCATTGACCTTCTGACGAAGCCGTAA